A stretch of Camelina sativa cultivar DH55 chromosome 18, Cs, whole genome shotgun sequence DNA encodes these proteins:
- the LOC104762583 gene encoding dicarboxylate transporter 2.2, chloroplastic-like, which translates to MESLALLRSLSVSTSSSATHPYFRRYHPKSLSFHSSPTLRSLSIYSTRFTLHATASSSPENQTEPLPSSSPPPQQQQGAKLIPLAISVSIGLIVRFIIPRPEQVTSQGWQLLSVFLFTISGLVLGPLPVGAWAFIGLTASIVTKTLPFSTAFAAFTNELIWLIAISFFFARGFIKTGLGDRIATYFVRCLGKSTLGLSYGLAFCDMLMGLIMPSTMARAGGVFLPVIKSLSLSAGSYPGDPSSRKLGSFLIQTQLQCSGASGAILLTSAAQNLLCLKLAREVGVVISNPWITWFKVASVPAFVSLLCTPLIIYKLYPPELKHTPEAPAAAAKKLERLGPITKNEWIMLASMAFTVSLWVFGEAIGIASVVSAMIGLSTLLLLGVINWDDCLSDKSAWDSLTWFAVLIGMAGQLTNLGVVAWMSDCVAKLLQSLSLTWPASFIILQACYLLIHYLFASQTGHAGALYSPFLAMQIAAGVPGVLAALCLAFNNNLSGALAHYSGGPAALYYGAGYVDLRDMFRLGFVMALVQAVIWGGVGSFWWKFLGLY; encoded by the exons ATGGAGAGTTTGGCACTCCTCCGTTCTCTCTCAGTCTCCACTTCTTCATCAGCCACACATCCCTACTTCCGCCGTTATCATCCCAAATCGTTATCATTCCACTCATCCCCAACCCTCCGATCACTCTCCATCTACTCCACTCGATTCACACTCCACGCCACCGCCTCTTCCTCGCCGGAGAACCAGACCGAAcctctcccttcttcttctccgccgcCGCAACAGCAGCAAGGAGCGAAGCTCATCCCTCTGGCAATCTCAGTCTCAATAGGTCTCATAGTGAGATTCATAATCCCAAGACCTGAACAAGTAACCTCACAAGGATGGCAATTACTGTCAGTGTTCCTCTTCACAATCTCAGGTCTCGTCCTTGGTCCTCTCCCAGTAGGTGCTTGGGCTTTCATTGGCTTAACCGCTTCAATCGTCACAAAAACGCTTCCTTTCTCTACCGCTTTCGCCGCTTTTACAAACGAGCTCATCTGGCTTATCgccatttctttcttcttcgctCGTGGTTTCATCAAAACTGGTCTCGGCGACAGGATCGCTACTTACTTTGTGAGATGCCTTGGCAAAAGCACTCTTGGTTTATCTTATGGTCTTGCCTTCTGTGACATGCTTATGGGTTTGATTATGCCCTCTACCATGGCTAGAGCCGGTGGCGTTTTCTTGCCCGTcattaaatctctctctctctccgccgGAAGCTATCCCGGAGACCCTTCTTCCAGAAAACTCGGTTCTTTTCTTATTCAAACCCAATTGCAG TGTTCAGGAGCTTCTGGTGCGATTCTTCTGACATCAGCTGCACAAAACTTGTTATGTCTCAAACTAGCCAGAGAAGTTGGTGTTGTAATCTCGAATCCATGGATCACTTGGTTTAAAGTGGCGAGTGTTCCTGcgtttgtttctcttctttgtaCTCCTCTCATCATCTACAAGCTTTATCCTCCTGAGCTGAAACACACACCAGAAGCTCCCGCTGCAGCTGCTAAAAAGCTTGAACGATTAGGTCCCATCACGAAAAACGAATGGATCATGCTCGCCTCTATGGCTTTCACCGTCTCTCTTTGGGTTTTCGG AGAGGCAATAGGAATAGCAAGCGTTGTATCCGCGATGATCGGTTTATCAACGCTTCTGCTGTTAGGAGTCATAAACTGGGACGATTGTCTCAGTGACAAATCAGCTTGGGACTCGCTCACTTGGTTTGCGGTTTTGATTGGTATGGCTGGACAGCTAACGAACCTCGGTGTCGTTGCTTGGATGTCGGATTGTGTGGCAAAACTGCTACAATCCCTCTCCCTGACTTGGCCAGCTTCTTTTATTATTCTCCAGGCTTGTTATCTCTTGATCCATTACCTATTTGCAAGCCAGACTGGTCACGCAGGAGCACTCTATTCCCCTTTCTTGGCGATGCAAATCGCTGCGGGAGTGCCAGGGGTTCTAGCAGCACTTTGCTTGGCTttcaacaacaatctctctggtGCTTTGGCACATTATAGTGGTGGACCAGCTGCTTTATATTACGGAG CTGGATATGTAGATCTGAGAGATATGTTTAGACTCGGGTTCGTGATGGCTCTTGTACAAGCGGTCATCTGGGGAGGTGTTGGATCTTTTTGGTGGAAATTTTTGGGTCTCTACTGA
- the LOC104762584 gene encoding dicarboxylate transporter 2.1, chloroplastic, with product MESFALHSLSTTATSTLLSHHHPSRLSLLRRTSSRSPPSTISLRSHSVQPLSFPLLKPIPRFSTRIAAAPQDNAPPTPPPPPPSTPSLQLPQGAKLVPLILSVSVGLILRFAVSVPEGVTPQGWQLLSIFLSTIAGLVLSPLPVGAWAFIGLTASIVTKTLTFSAAFSAFTSEVIWLIVISFFFARGFVKTGLGDRIATYFVKWLGKSTLGLSYGLTLSEALIAPAMPSTTARAGGIFLPIIKSLSLSAGSKPGDPSSRKLGSYLIQSQFQCAGNSSALFLTAAAQNLLCLKLAEELGVVISNPWVSWFKAASLPAIISLLCTPYILYKLYPPETKDTPDAPGIAALKLKQMGPVTKNEWIMVGTMLLAVTLWICGETLGIPSVVAAMIGLSILLLLGVLNWDDCLSEKSAWDTLAWFAVLVGMAGQLTNLGVVTWMSDCVAKALQSLSLSWPAAFGLLQAAYFFIHYLFASQTGHVGALFSAFLAMNIAAGVPGIVAALALAYNTNLFGALTHYSSGQAAVYYGAGYVDLPDVFKIGFVMATINAIIWGVVGTFWWKFLGLY from the exons ATGGAGAGTTTCGCTCTTCACTCTCTCTCCACCACCGCCACTTCCACTTTACTCTCTCATCACCATCCCTCgcgtctctctcttctccgcCGTACCTCCTCGAGATCTCCGCCTTCAACGATCTCCCTCCGATCTCACTCCGTTCAACCTCTCTCCTTCCCTCTCCTCAAACCAATTCCCAGATTCTCCACACGAATCGCCGCCGCACCACAAGACAACGCTCCccctactcctcctcctcctcctccatcaacTCCGTCTCTTCAATTGCCACAAGGAGCAAAACTCGTCCCTCTGATTCTCTCCGTCTCCGTCGGTCTCATCCTCCGATTCGCTGTCTCTGTACCGGAAGGAGTCACACCACAAGGCTGGCAACTACTCTCGATCTTCCTCTCAACAATCGCAGGTCTCGTCCTTAGTCCTCTCCCAGTCGGAGCTTGGGCTTTCATCGGCCTCACCGCTTCAATCGTCACCAAGACTCTCACTTTCTCAGCCGCTTTCTCGGCTTTCACAAGCGAGGTCATCTGGTTGATCgttatctctttcttcttcgctCGTGGATTCGTTAAAACTGGTCTCGGCGATAGGATCGCTACTTACTTTGTCAAATGGCTTGGTAAGAGTACTCTAGGTTTGTCTTATGGTCTCACGCTTAGTGAAGCTTTGATTGCTCCTGCAATGCCTAGTACTACCGCTAGAGCTGGTGGCATTTTCTTGCCTATCATCAagtctctctcgctctctgcTGGAAGTAAACCGGGAGATCCTTCTTCCAGGAAACTAGGGTCTTACCTGATTCAATCTCAGTTCCAG TGCGCCGGGAACTCTAGTGCTCTTTTCTTGACTGCTGCAGCTCAGAATTTGCTGTGTCTCAAGTTAGCTGAGGAGCTTGGAGTAGTGATCTCAAACCCGTGGGTTTCTTGGTTTAAGGCCGCTAGTTTACCCGCTATCATATCACTTCTTTGTACTCCATATATTCTCTACAAGCTTTATCCTCCCGAAACCAAGGACACACCGGATGCTCCAGGTATTGCTGCATTAAAGCTCAAGCAAATGGGCCCTGTCACTAAAAATGAATGGATCATGGTCGGTACAATGCTTCTTGCTGTCACTCTTTGGATCTGCGG GGAGACCCTCGGAATACCAAGTGTTGTAGCTGCTATGATCGGTCTCTCCATACTTCTTCTGCTTGGTGTCCTCAATTGGGACGATTGCCTAAGCGAAAAATCAGCGTGGGACACATTAGCTTGGTTTGCTGTCTTGGTGGGAATGGCAGGACAGCTCACAAACCTCGGTGTTGTAACATGGATGTCTGATTGTGTAGCCAAAGCTCTCCAATCTCTCTCATTGAGCTGGCCTGCTGCGTTTGGACTTCTCCAAGCGGCTTACTTCTTCATTCACTACCTTTTTGCAAGCCAAACGGGTCATGTCGGAGCGCTCTTCTCAGCTTTCCTTGCTATGAATATAGCAGCAGGTGTTCCGGGGATTGTAGCTGCACTTGCTTTAGCTTACAACACCAATCTTTTTGGTGCTTTGACTCATTACAGTAGCGGTCAAGCCGCTGTCTACTATGGAG CGGGTTATGTTGATCTGCCTGATGTATTCAAGATTGGATTCGTGATGGCGACGATCAATGCGATAATCTGGGGAGTAGTTGGAACTTTCTGGTGGAAATTTTTGGGTCTCTACTAA
- the LOC104762586 gene encoding bifunctional riboflavin biosynthesis protein RIBA 1, chloroplastic, protein MSSINLSSSSPSTMSLSRSRLSQSSTTLLHGLHRVSLPSKNLSSVSIKNTGKVKAAVISREDDLLSFTNGNAPLSNESLIDDRTEEEEEANPVSLGTLAADSAPAPANGFVAEDDDFELDLPTPGFSSIPKAIEDIRQGKFVVVVDDEDRENEGDLVMAAQLATPEAMAFIVKHGTGIVCVSMKDDDLERLHLPLMVNQKENEEKLSTAFTVTVDAKHGTTTGVSARDRATTILSLASRDSKPEDFNRPGHIFPLKYREGGVLKRAGHTEASVDLTVLAGLDPVGVLCEIVDDDGSMARLPKLREFAAENNLKIVSIADLIRYRRKSDKLVERSSAARIPTMWGPFTAYCYKSILDGIEHIAMVKGEISDGQEILVRVHSECLTGDIFGSARCDCGNQLALAMQQIESNGRGVLVYLRGHEGRGIGLGHKLRAYNLQDAGRDTVEANEELGLPVDSREYGIGAQILRDLGVRTMKLMTNNPAKYVGLKGYGLAIVGRVPLLSLITKENKRYLETKRTKMGHMYGLKFKGDVVEKIESETES, encoded by the exons ATGTCTTCGATCAATCTCTCTTCATCGTCTCCTTCCACCATGTCTCTTTCCCGCTCAag ATTGAGCCAAAGCTCTACCACATTGCTCCATGGACTACACCGTGTTAGTTTACCATCTAAAAACTTATCATCAGTTTCTATTAAAAACACTGGAAAAGTTAAAGCTGCAGTGATCTCTAGAGAAGATGATCTGCTCTCATTCACCAACGGGAACGCTCCTCTTTCAAATGAATCTCTCATTGATGATCggaccgaagaagaagaagaggcaaatCCTGTTTCACTTGGAACACTTGCTGCAGATTCAGCTCCTGCACCAGCCAATGGTTTTGTTGCTGAAGATGATGACTTTGAGTTGGATTTACCTACTCCAGGTTTCTCTTCTATCCCTAAGGCCATTGAAGATATACGCCAAGGAAAG TTTGTGGTGGTTGTGGATGATGAAGATAGAGAAAACGAAGGGGATTTGGTAATGGCTGCTCAATTAGCAACACCTGAAGCTATGGCTTTTATTGTGAAACATGGAACTGGGATAGTTTGTGTGAGCATGAAAGACGATGATCTTGAGAGATTGCACCTTCCTCTAATGGTTAATCAGAAGGAGAACGAAGAAAAGCTCTCTACTGCATTCACAGTGACTGTG GATGCCAAACATGGTACAACAACTGGAGTATCAGCTCGTGATCGGGCCACAACGATATTGTCTCTTGCATCAAGAGACTCTAAGCCCGAGGATTTCAACCGTCCAGGTCATATTTTTCCGCTGAAGTATCGTGAAGGCGGGGTTCTGAAAAGGGCTGGACACACTGAAGCATCTGTTGATCTTACTGTTTTAGCTGGACTGGATCCTGTTGGAGTGCTTTGTgaaattgttgatgatgatggttccATGGCCAGATTACCAAAGCTCCGTGAATTTGCAGCTGAGAATAACCTAAAAATTGTATCCATCGCAGATTTGATCAG ATATAGAAGGAAGAGCGACAAACTTGTAGAGCGTTCTTCTGCTGCTCGGATCCCGACAATGTGGGGACCTTTCACAGCTTACTGCTATAAGTCCATATTAGACGGAATAGAGCACATTGCAATGGTTAAG GGTGAGATTAGTGACGGTCAAGAGATTCTCGTGAGGGTTCATTCCGAATGTCTCACAGGAGACATATTTGGGTCTGCAAGGTGCGATTGCGGGAACCAGCTAGCTCTTGCGATGCAGCAGATCGAGTCTAATGGTCGCGGTGTGTTGGTTTACCTTCGCGGACATGAGGGAAGAGGGATTGGTTTAGGACACAAGCTTCGAGCTTACAATCTGCAAGATGCTGGTCGAGACACGGTTGAAGCTAATGAGGAATTAGGACTTCCTGTTGATTCTAGAGAGTATGGGATTGGTGCACAG ATACTGAGGGATTTAGGCGTGAGGACAATGAAGCTGATGACGAATAATCCAGCTAAATACGTTGGCCTGAAGGGATATGGATTGGCCATTGTTGGGAGAGTCCCTCTCTTAAGTCTCATCACAAAGGAGAATAAGCGATACTTGGAGACAAAGCGGACCAAGATGGGTCACATGTATGGCTTGAAGTTCAAAGGCGATGTTGTGGAGAAGATTGAGTCTGAAACTGAGTCCTAA
- the LOC104762587 gene encoding classical arabinogalactan protein 1-like gives MAFSKSLGFVILAALLISFTVAQSPTPAPAPSHGRGRRISSPAPSPKKATTPSPKVSPTPSPTPSALTPDSSASPPSPPSADSPISESPEALSPSAIPDSPTEAPGPSQGAAVSNTYGVFGSVAVMLTAAVLVI, from the coding sequence atGGCTTTCTCTAAATCTCTAGGGTTTGTTATCCTCGCCGCTCTTTTGATCTCTTTCACGGTTGCTCAATCTCCTACTCCAGCTCCAGCTCCATCTCACGGCAGAGGAAGACGGATCTCTTCGCCAGCTCCTTCTCCTAAGAAGGCCACTACTCCTTCCCCTAAGGTTTCGCCTACTCCTTCTCCAACGCCTTCCGCATTGACTCCAGATTCATCCGCTTCGCCTCCATCTCCTCCTTCGGCTGATTCTCCTATCTCTGAGTCGCCGGAGGCTTTATCTCCCTCTGCGATCCCCGATTCTCCCACTGAAGCTCCTGGTCCTTCTCAGGGCGCCGCCGTTTCCAACACTTACGGTGTCTTCGGATCTGTGGCCGTTATGTTAACCGCTGCCGTTTTGGTTATCTAG
- the LOC104762588 gene encoding uncharacterized protein LOC104762588, whose product MPPSEVERRESLIREPSPSPIIVDSKKDDVEDFLDDVERDAMEWKKNNEDLAKVDLDWTEEEAVASGWDPSALYMEEDDLLGIPMLKFTMCGYMWKLRTLVKRISAISHCLSTGSLAFALHSEKSILEVRRNLFQVFSQVHKELGNTIPSLSVLPGSYPSRLSSCPTCYHPFQGPLVYVRNPNTEFVLLQRQRVSKWLTMWQWSVILHYERPPSVGQLFIFRTCCPLLLSSQCYGFKPSLRACLLYGLRLLIVVYFILMCKFIGV is encoded by the exons ATGCCACCCTCGGAGGTCGAGCGAAGAGAGTCTCTCATTAGAGAGCCGTCTCCATCGCCGATTATAGTGGACTCCAAGAAAGacgatgttgaggactttctcGACGATGTCGAGAGAGACGCAATGGAATGGAAGAAAAACAATGAGGATCTAGCAAAGGTGGATCTAGATTGGACAGAGGAAGAGGCGGTGGCGTCGGGCTGGGATCCATCCGCTTTATATATGGAGGAAGATGATTTGCTGGGCATTCCGATGTTGAAATTTACGATGTGTGGTTACATGTGGAAACTAAGGACGCTAGTAAAGCGAATTTCAGCCATTTCTCATTGTTTATCTACTGGGTCATTGGCGTTTGCTCTCCACTCAGAAAAATCAATATTGGAAGTACGTCGAAACCTTTTTCAAGTGTTTTCTCAGGTTCATAAAGAG TTGGGCAATACAATACCCTCCCTAAGTGTCCTTCCAGGTTCTTATCCTTCAAGACTCTCGTCTTGTCCAACGTGTTACCACCCTTTTCAGGGACCTTTGGTGTACGTACGGAATCCAAATACCGAGTTCGTTCTTTTGCAACGTCAACGGGTATCAAAATGGCTGACTATGTGGCAGTGGTCGGTCATCCTTCACTACGAGCGGCCTCCCTCTGTGGGGCAACTCTTTATCTTCAGGACTTGTTGTCCCCTTCTTTTATCTTCTCAATGTTATGGTTTCAAGCCAAGCCTTAGAGCTTGTTTGTTGTATGGTTTAAGATTATTgattgtagtttattttatccTTATGTGTAAGTTTATTGGTGTGTAA
- the LOC104762589 gene encoding pentatricopeptide repeat-containing protein At5g64320, mitochondrial-like translates to MVMLTRSKLALNASRRSQSFLRISYYTVLSSTFCGGADDGGGSSGNGGSDSPNEWEKLLKPFDLESLRNSIHKITPFQLCKLLELPLDVSTSMELFSWTGSQKGYRHSFDVYQVLIGKLGANGEFKTIDRLLMQMKDEGIVFRESLFISIMRDYEKAGFPGQTTRLMLEMRNVYSCEPTFKSYNVVLEILVAGHCHKVAANVFYDMLSRKIPPTLFTFGVVMKALCAVNEVDSALSLLRDMTKHGCVPNSVIYQTLIHSLSKCNRVNESLQLLEEMFLMGCNPDAETFNDVILGLCKFDRINEAAKMVNRMLIRGFAPDDITYGYLMNGLCKIGRVDAAKDLFFRVPKPNVLIFNTLIHGFVTHGRLDDAKGIFSDMVTSYGIVPDVCTFNSLIYGYWKRGLVGVALEVLRDMRNKGCKPNVYSYTILVDGFCKLGKIDEAYNVMNDMSADGLKLNTVGYNCLISAFCKEHRITEAIEIFREMPRKGCKPDVYTFNSLISGLCEVDEIEHALWLHRDMISEGVVANTVTYNTLINAFLRRGEIKEARKLVNEMVFQGSPLDEITYNSLIKGLCSAGEVDKARSLFEKMLSDGLVPSSISCNILINGLCRSGMVEEAVEFQKEMVLRGSTPDIVTYNSLINGLCRAGRIEDGVAMFKKLQAEGITPDTVTYNTLMSWLCKGGFVYDASLLLDEGIEDGFVPNDRTWSILLRSLIIPQETLDRRRFYNAVF, encoded by the exons ATGGTTATGCTAACAAGATCAAAGCTTGCTCTAAATGCGAGCAGAAGATCACAGTCTTTTCTGAGAATCTCCTATTACACGGTTCTCTCATCTACATTCTGCGGCGGCGCTGACGATGGCGGCGGTTCATCGGGGAACGGTGGTTCCGATTCACCCAACGAATGGGAGAAGCTTCTTAAACCATTCGATCTCGAATCTCTCAGGAATTCAATCCACAAGATCACTCCTTTTCAGCTCTGTAAGCTACTTGAGTTACCTCTCGACGTTTCTACATCAATGGAGTTGTTCTCATGGACCGGTTCTCAAAAGGGTTATCGTCACTCCTTCGATGTGTACCAAGTTCTTATAGGTAAGCTCGGTGCGAACGGTGAGTTTAAGACGATTGATAGGTTGTTGATGCAGATGAAAGATGAAGGAATCGTTTTTAGAGAATCTCTTTTCATTTCGATTATGAGAGATTACGAAAAAGCTGGGTTCCCTGGACAAACCACGAGACTGATGCTGGAGATGAGGAATGTGTATTCCTGTGAACCCACTTTTAAATCTTACAATGTTGtcttggagattttggttgCTGGTCATTGTCATAAAGTTGCAGCTAATGTGTTCTACGATATGCTTAGCCGAAAAATCCCTCCAACGCTTTTCACATTTGGTGTTGTGATGAAAGCTTTGTGTGCTGTTAATGAGGTTGATTCTGCTCTGTCTCTGCTTAGGGACATGACGAAGCATGGCTGTGTCCCAAACTCTGTGATTTATCAGACTCTTATACATTCGTTATCAAAGTGTAATAGAGTGAACGAATCGCTTCAGCTTCTTGAGGAGATGTTTCTGATGGGTTGTAACCCTGATGCTGAGACGTTTAATGATGTTATCCTTGGTCTTTGTAAGTTTGATCGGATTAACGAAGCTGCTAAAATGGTGAACCGGATGCTGATCAGAGGGTTTGCTCCTGATGATATAACTTACGGTTATTTGATGAATGGACTTTGTAAGATTGGTCGTGTTGATGCTGCAAAGGATCTTTTTTTCAGAGTCCCCAAGCCAAATGTTCTGATCTTCAACACTCTTATTCACGGGTTTGTGACTCACGGAAGACTTGATGATGCTAAAG GTATTTTCTCAGATATGGTAACGTCTTATGGTATCGTTCCTGATGTCTGCACGTTTAACTCACTGATCTATGGATATTGGAAGAGGGGTCTTGTGGGTGTAGCTCTGGAAGTTCTTCGCGATATGAGGAATAAAGGATGTAAGCCTAACGTCTACTCTTATACAATTTTAGTTGATGGTTTCTGTAAATTAGGAAAGATAGATGAAGCCTACAATGTTATGAATGACATGTCTGCCGATGGACTGAAACTCAACACTGTTGGTTATAACTGTTTGATATCTGCTTTCTGCAAGGAACATCGAATCACCGAGGCCATAGAGATATTCAGAGAGATGCCAAGAAAAGGCTGTAAACCCGATGTGTATACATTCAATTCGCTGATATCTGGACTCTGTGAGGTCGATGAAATAGAGCATGCCTTATGGTTACATAGAGACATGATATCTGAAGGTGTTGTTGCCAACACTGTTACTTACAACACGCTGATCAACGCGTTTCTCAGAAGAGGCGAAATCAAAGAAGCTCGTAAACTTGTCAACGAGATGGTTTTCCAAGGATCGCCACTTGATGAGATCACCTACAATAGTCTGATAAAAGGGCTGTGCAGCGCCGGGGAGGTGGATAAAGCGAGAAGCTTGTTTGAAAAGATGTTAAGTGATGGGCTAGTACCGAGCAGCATCTCCTGCAACATACTAATAAACGGGCTCTGCAGAAGCGGGATGGTAGAAGAAGCGGTTGAATTTCAGAAAGAGATGGTTCTGAGAGGATCGACACCAGACATTGTGACGTATAACAGTCTGATAAACGGTCTGTGTAGGGCAGGTAGGATCGAAGATGGTGTGGCAATGTTTAAGAAGCTTCAGGCTGAAGGAATAACGCCTGATACGGTGACGTACAACACCTTGATGAGTTGGTTGTGCAAAGGAGGTTTTGTTTATGATGCTTCCTTGCTTCTGGATGAAGGTATAGAAGATGGTTTTGTTCCAAATGATAGAACCTGGTCAATTTTGTTACGGAGTCTTATTATCCCACAAGAAACATTGGATAGACGAAGGTTTTATAATGCAGTTTTCTGA
- the LOC104762591 gene encoding root phototropism protein 3-like isoform X2: MMWESESDGGVGVGGGGGGREYGGDGVLSSNKHGGVKTDGFELRGQSWFVATDIPSDLLVKIGDINFHLHKYPLLSRSGKMNRLIYESRDPDPKILILDDLPGGPEAFELASKFCYGVPVDLTATNISGLRCAAEYLEMTEDLEEGNLIFKTEAFLSYVVLSSWRDSILVLKSCEKLSPWAENLQIVRRCSESIAWKACSNPKGIRWAYTGKTPSPSTTNFASSSPRWNESKDSSFYCSPSRNNTNNNQPVPPDWWFEDVSILRIDHFVRVITAIKVKGMRFELLGAVIMHYAGKWLPGLIKEGGVAVAPATIGGGLGLGGDEMSVSCGSNSSGGSSGADWKGGLHMVLSAGKTNGHQDSVACLAGLGISPKDQRMIVESLISIIPPQKDSVSCSFLLRLLRAANMLKVAPALITELEKRVGMQFEQATLQDLLIPGYNNKGETTMYDVDLVQRLLEHFLVQEQTEGSSPSRMSPSPSQSMYADAGIPRGNSNGGSSNTQNAKMRVARLVDSYLTEVARDRNLPLTKFQVLAEALPESARTCDDGLYRAIDSYLKAHPTLSEHERKRLCRVMDCQKLSMDACMHAAQNERLPLRVVVQVLFSEQVKISNALANTSLKESTTLGEAMGTYQPMIPNRKTLIDATPQSFQARRVGCG, from the exons ATGATGTGGGAATCTGAGAGCGACGGCGGGGTTGgggttggaggaggaggaggaggaagagagtaTGGAGGTGATGGAGTTTTGAGTTCTAACAAGCATGGTGGTGTCAAGACTGACGGGTTTGAGCTTAGAGGCCAATCTTG GTTTGTAGCTACGGATATCCCCAGCGATCTTCTGGTTAAAATCGGTGACATAAACTTCCACCTACACAAG TATCCGTTGCTGTCACGTAGCGGGAAGATGAACAGATTGATCTACGAGTCACGAGATCCTGACCCGAAGATCCTGattcttgatgatctacccggAGGACCAGAAGCGTTTGAGCTTGCATCCAAATTCTGCTATGGAGTTCCCGTGGATCTCACGGCAACTAACATATCAGGATTACGTTGTGCAGCAGAGTATCTTGAGATGACAGAGGATCTTGAGGAAGGTAATCTAATCTTCAAGACAGAAGCTTTCCTCAGCTATGTGGTTCTGTCTTCATGGAGAGACTCGATCTTGGTCCTAAAGAGCTGTGAGAAGCTCTCACCTTGGGCTGAGAATCTTCAGATTGTAAGGAGGTGTAGTGAATCTATTGCTTGGAAAGCTTGTAGTAACCCAAAAGGTATTAGATGGGCTTACACAGGGAAAACTCCATCTCCATCAACCACAAATTTCGCAAGTTCTAGTCCGAGATGGAACGAATCAAAGGATTCAAGTTTTTACTGTAGCCCGAGTAGGAACAACACTAATAACAACCAACCTGTTCCTCCAGATTGGTGGTTCGAAGATGTCTCTATCTTAAGAATCGATCATTTCGTTCGTGTAATCACAGCAATCAAG GTGAAAGGTATGAGATTTGAACTCCTCGGAGCTGTAATAATGCATTACGCCGGAAAATGGCTTCCGGGTTTAATTAAAGAAGGAGGAGTTGCAGTAGCTCCAGCCACCATTGGAGGAGGATTAGGTTTAGGAGGAGACGAAATGAGTGTAAGCTGTGGAAGCAACAGCAGCGGAGGAAGCTCCGGTGCAGATTGGAAAGGAGGTCTACACATGGTTCTCTCCGCCGGAAAAACAAACGGACATCAAGATTCAGTCGCTTGTCTCGCCGGACTCGGAATAAGCCCAAAAGACCAACGCATGATCGTCGAATCCTTAATCAGCATAATCCCACCACAGAAAGATTCAGTCTCTTGTAGCTTCCTCCTCCGTTTACTCAGAGCAGCCAACATGCTCAAAGTAGCACCGGCGCTGATCACGGAGCTCGAGAAACGTGTAGGGATGCAATTCGAACAAGCGACGCTTCAAGATCTTTTGATTCCTGGTTACAACAACAAAGGAGAGACAACAATGTACGATGTTGATCTTGTTCAGAGATTGCTTGAACATTTTCTTGTTCAAGAACAGACAGAAGGGTCGAGTCCGAGTCGAATGTCGCCGTCGCCGTCGCAGTCTATGTACGCCGACGCCGGGATCCCGAGAGGGAATAGTAATGGTGGTAGTAGTAATACTCAGAACGCGAAGATGAGAGTTGCGAGGCTTGTGGATAGTTATCTTACAGAAGTTGCTAGAGATCGGAATCTGCCGTTGACCAAGTTTCAGGTTTTGGCTGAGGCGTTGCCTGAATCTGCTCGGACTTGTGACGATGGACTCTACAGAGCTATCGATTCATATCTcaag GCGCATCCGACATTGTCGGAGCACGAGAGGAAACGGCTGTGCCGAGTGATGGACTGTCAAAAGCTATCAATGGATGCGTGTATGCACGCGGCTCAGAACGAGAGGTTGCCATTGCGAGTGGTGGTTCAAGTTCTATTCTCGGAGCAAGTCAAAATAAGCAATGCCTTGGCCAACACATCACTCAAGGAGTCAACCACGTTAGGAGAAGCAATGGGTACATATCAACCAATGATCCCAAATCGCAAGACATTGATTGACGCAACACCACAATCGTTTCAGGCAA GAAGGGTGGGCTGCGGCTAA